From Paenibacillus sp. PvR098:
TAATCGCTCCAAGGTCAGTGGCTTCTTTGATCATGTCCAATTCCCCGTATGCAGTCATCATAATGACTTTGATCGAGGCGTCAATGCTCTTAATGTGCTTCAAGATATCAAGACCGTCCATACCTGGGATCTTCATATCCAAAAGAACAAGATCAGGCGACACGTTTCTGACGATTTCCAGCGCCAGTTTCCCATTGGATGCTTGGTATGTCTCGTACCCCTCGCTGCTGAATACCTCCATCAGCAAAATACGGATACCATTCTGATCGTCAACTATGAGCAGTTTCTTCTTCAAGTGAGCACCCTCCACTTCCGTTTTTCCTAATTGTAGGAAATTCCGTCCAAATTTGTACGCCTTTCAAATATTCTATACCAGATACGCAATTCCTGCTGTCTCCGCCAAAAAATATTGAAAAGTTTTACAAATCAAGCAGACATTACAGAATAGTTCCGTTTAGCCCATAAGCGGGGGAGGGGCTTCCGCCCCCCCCTACTTCCCTTGTTATGCGGCTGCCTGGCCATCCATACGGAATGCAAGTCATAAAAATTATCGGGTGAGTGAATATGCAGCTTGTACAAAATGTTTAAATAGCGGCTGCGGACGATTCGGTCTAGAAGCGAATTCCGGGTGGAACTGCACCGCCAAAAACCAAGGATGGTCCGGACATTCGACGATTTCCACCAACCGGCCATCAGGACTAGTTCCTGAAATCTGCAGTCCAGCCGCTTCAATGGTATCACGGTATTCATTATTGAACTCATAGCGGTGACGGTGACGCTCGTATACAAGCTCGTCATTGTAGCAATGCATCGCGAGCGAGCCCTCTTTGAGCTTACATGGATACAATCCAAGACGCATCGTTCCGCCCAAATCTTCAATGTCCTTCTGCTCAGGCAGCAGGTCAATCACCGGATAAGGGGTTGTCGGATGGATTTCCGAGCTGTTCGCCCCCTCAAGATTAAGCACCGAACGCGCATACTCGACAACGGCAACCTGCATACCAAGACAGATACCAAAGAATGGCACTTTGTTCTCGCGGGCGTAGCGGATCGCCGTAACCTTGCCTTCAATACCGCGGTCTCCAAAACCGCCCGGCACTAGAATTCCCTGCACACCTTTCAGTATATCGCCGACGTTGTGGTCAAATATTTCTTCCGCATTCACCCAGCGGATCTTCACTTCCGTGTTGCAATCGATGCCCGCATGACCTAATGCCTCGACAATACTCAGATAAGCGTCATGAAGTGCTACGTATTTACCGACGATGGCAATTTCGGTCGATTCTTTAGGCGATTTAACGCGTTTGACCATGTTTTCCCATTCGGTCATATTCGGCTCGTTCGTGGACAGCTTCAAATGGTTGACTACGATGTCGTCAAGCCCCTGCTCACGAAGCATCATTGGAACCTCATACAACGTTTCTGCATCGCGCGCTTCGATGACTGCGCCTGGGTCGATATCACAGAACAGCGCCAGCTTACGCTTCATGTCTTCTGCCAGCGGATGCTCGGTACGGCAGACGATGACATGAGGTTGAATGCCGATGCCGCGGAGCTCTTTTACGCTGTGTTGAGTCGGCTTCGTTTTGACTTCTCCCGCAGCCTTCAAATAGGGAATCAATGTCACATGAATATACATGACGTTATCCCGGCCGATGTCACTTTTGATCTGCCGGATGGCTTCGAGAAACGGCAAGCTCTCGATATCGCCTACCGTACCGCCAATCTCCGTAATGACGACATCAGACTGAGCTTCGCGGCCAGCGCGG
This genomic window contains:
- a CDS encoding response regulator, whose translation is MKKKLLIVDDQNGIRILLMEVFSSEGYETYQASNGKLALEIVRNVSPDLVLLDMKIPGMDGLDILKHIKSIDASIKVIMMTAYGELDMIKEATDLGAIMHFTKPFDIDELRQAVNQHLRSSNNSSYAVGS
- a CDS encoding CTP synthase, with product MTKYIFVTGGVVSSLGKGITAASLGRLLKNRGLKVTIQKFDPYINVDPGTMSPYQHGEVFVTDDGAETDLDLGHYERFIDINLSKNSNVTTGKVYSSVIAKERRGEYLGGTVQVIPHITNEIKERVFRAGREAQSDVVITEIGGTVGDIESLPFLEAIRQIKSDIGRDNVMYIHVTLIPYLKAAGEVKTKPTQHSVKELRGIGIQPHVIVCRTEHPLAEDMKRKLALFCDIDPGAVIEARDAETLYEVPMMLREQGLDDIVVNHLKLSTNEPNMTEWENMVKRVKSPKESTEIAIVGKYVALHDAYLSIVEALGHAGIDCNTEVKIRWVNAEEIFDHNVGDILKGVQGILVPGGFGDRGIEGKVTAIRYARENKVPFFGICLGMQVAVVEYARSVLNLEGANSSEIHPTTPYPVIDLLPEQKDIEDLGGTMRLGLYPCKLKEGSLAMHCYNDELVYERHRHRYEFNNEYRDTIEAAGLQISGTSPDGRLVEIVECPDHPWFLAVQFHPEFASRPNRPQPLFKHFVQAAYSLTR